The genomic stretch TCCGGGAAGAATTAAAAGACATGGGAATTACGGTAACGGCTCTTTTACCAGGCCCAACAGATACTGATTTCTTTAATAAAGCAGATATGAACCGAAGTAAGATTGTTGAAGATAAGGAAACACTAGCCTCTCCTGAAGAAGTAGCGATTGATGGTTATAATGCCTTGATGAATGACGAAGATAAAGTTATCTCAGGGGTAAAGAATAAATTATCTGCAGCCATGTCTAATTTTTCCACAGACAGTATGGCTGCTCACAGAATGGCTGAAATGCAAAAACCGGTGACCGAAAAATAAGGACAATGAGAAAGCTTGAAAACAAGTCTGTTCTTATTATAGGAGCCGACAGCGGAATAGGCAGGGCAGTGGCTCTACTTTTTGCCCTGGAAGGGGCAGACATTGGGATAATTTACCATACAAGCGATGACGATGCTGAAAAAACAAAAGCTGAAATTGAAAATCTGGGTAAACAATGTCTGATTTTTCAGGGAGATATTAATGATTATGAATTCTGTGAAAAGACTGTACAAAAAGTAATGTCAGCCTTCGGAAAAATTGATATCCTTATCAATAACGCAGGGGTACAGTTTCCCGCAGATACTATTGAAAAACTTGAGGAGAAAAATACCAGGCATACCTTTAATGCCAATATTGTAGGAATGATTCTGCTCACAAAAGTGGTTTTTCCTTATCTGAAAGAGGGCAGCAGTGTGATTAATACAACCTCTGTCTCAGCTTATGAAGGGCATCCGGAATTATTAGATTATTCTGCAACCAAAGGAGCTATTGTATCTTTTACACGCTCTCTGGCTTTACAGGCAAAAAATAAGGGAATCCGCATCAACGCAGTTGCTCCCGGTCCTGTAGCAACACCTCTCACAGAGGAAACATTTGACGAGAAAAAAGATAATCCCGGTAAACCTCCTTTAGAAAGGAATGCAACGCCCGAAGAAGTAGCGCATAGCTTCCTTTT from Chryseobacterium indologenes encodes the following:
- a CDS encoding SDR family oxidoreductase, which gives rise to MRKLENKSVLIIGADSGIGRAVALLFALEGADIGIIYHTSDDDAEKTKAEIENLGKQCLIFQGDINDYEFCEKTVQKVMSAFGKIDILINNAGVQFPADTIEKLEEKNTRHTFNANIVGMILLTKVVFPYLKEGSSVINTTSVSAYEGHPELLDYSATKGAIVSFTRSLALQAKNKGIRINAVAPGPVATPLTEETFDEKKDNPGKPPLERNATPEEVAHSFLFLASNDATQITGQVIHPNGGIIVNG